From Acomys russatus chromosome 2, mAcoRus1.1, whole genome shotgun sequence, one genomic window encodes:
- the Ube2w gene encoding ubiquitin-conjugating enzyme E2 W isoform X2: MASMQKRLQKELLALQNDPPPGMTLNEKSVQNSITQWIVDMEGAPGTLYEGEKFQLLFKFSSRYPFDSPQVMFTGENIPVHPHVYSNGHICLSILTEDWSPALSVQSVCLSIISMLSSCKEKILPLMEVREKTR, from the exons AAACGACTACAAAAAGAACTGTTGGCTTTGCAAAATGATCCACCTCCTGGAATGACTTTAAATGAAAAGAGCGTTCAAAATTCAATTACACA GTGGATCGTAGACATGGAAGGTGCACCAGGAACCTTATATGAAGGGGAAAAATTTCAACTTCTGTTTAAATTTAGTAGTCGATACCCTTTTGACTCTCCTCAG gtCATGTTTACTGGTGAAAATATTCCTGTTCATCCTCATGTGTATAGCAATGGTCATATCTGTTTATCCATTCTAACAGAAGACTGGTCCCCAGCGCTCTCAGTCCAGTCAGTCTGTCTTAGCATTATTAGCATGCTTTCCAGCTGCAAAGAAAAG ATTCTGCCTCTAATGGAAGTGAGGGAAAAGACCAGATGA
- the Ube2w gene encoding ubiquitin-conjugating enzyme E2 W isoform X1 codes for MASMQKRLQKELLALQNDPPPGMTLNEKSVQNSITQWIVDMEGAPGTLYEGEKFQLLFKFSSRYPFDSPQVMFTGENIPVHPHVYSNGHICLSILTEDWSPALSVQSVCLSIISMLSSCKEKRRPPDNSFYVRTCNKNPKKTKWWYHDDTC; via the exons AAACGACTACAAAAAGAACTGTTGGCTTTGCAAAATGATCCACCTCCTGGAATGACTTTAAATGAAAAGAGCGTTCAAAATTCAATTACACA GTGGATCGTAGACATGGAAGGTGCACCAGGAACCTTATATGAAGGGGAAAAATTTCAACTTCTGTTTAAATTTAGTAGTCGATACCCTTTTGACTCTCCTCAG gtCATGTTTACTGGTGAAAATATTCCTGTTCATCCTCATGTGTATAGCAATGGTCATATCTGTTTATCCATTCTAACAGAAGACTGGTCCCCAGCGCTCTCAGTCCAGTCAGTCTGTCTTAGCATTATTAGCATGCTTTCCAGCTGCAAAGAAAAG agGCGACCACCAGATAATTCCTTTTATGTGCGAACATGTAACAAGaatccaaagaaaacaaaatggtggTATCATG